From the Eschrichtius robustus isolate mEscRob2 chromosome 3, mEscRob2.pri, whole genome shotgun sequence genome, the window CACTTGTTGAGCAGCGGCTTGAGCTTGCACATGTTTTTGAAGCTCAGCTGCAGGGCCTCGAAGCGGCAGATGGTGGTCTGCGAGAACACGTTACCGTACAGCGTGCCCAGCGCCAGCCCCACGTCGGCCTGCGTGAAGCCCAGCTTGATGCGCCGCTGCTTGAACTGCTTGGCAAACTGCTCCAGGTCGTCCGAGCTGGGCGCGTCCTCGTCCGAGTGCTCGCCCACCGACGAGCCACCGCCGCCCGCGCCCGGGTGCAGGTGCGCCGCTGCCGCGTGCAGGCCGCCGGCGTGTGCATGTCCGTGTGCGTGTCCGTGGGCGCCCAGGTGCGGCGGAGGCGACGGCTCCAGCTGAGCCTCGTGGCCGTCCTCGTGCAGCGCGTGGTGCAGGCCCggccccgcgccgccgccgcccgccgccagCATTCCGGCCAGGCCGCTGCCGCCGCCCCCCGGGTAGGCCGCCTGCGCGTACAGCCCGAGCGGTTGGGGCTGGTGGCCCCCGCCGGCCGCCGGCGACGGCGACATGGCCGGGCCCAAGTGGTGTGCCGTGCCGCCCTGCGCCCATGCCGCGCCCGCGTGGGCCGCCCCCTGGTGCACCAGGCGCGCGTGGaaaccgccgccgccgccaccgtcGTCGGCTCGGCCGGCGCTGCCGCCGCCCGCCTTGCCGTGTTCCAGGTGCGGGCCGCCGGCCcagtcgccgccgccgcctcctcccgtGGGTAGCCACTGCGGGTGCGCTAGGCCCACGGGGTGGCCCGCGCCCGCGCCCAGCCACTCGTGGTGCATCAGCTTCTGCACTTCGCGGTACGCGGCCCCCGCGTGCAGCCGCTCggctgccgccgccgctgccgctgccgccgcgGCATCCGGATGCATAAGCGGTCCCGTGCCCCCGGCTCCGCCGCCGGGGCCCCGCGGCAAGTACTGCGCGGTGGTGGCCAtgccgccccgcgccccgcgccgcgccgccgccgccgctccgcTCCGTCTGCGGGCCCCGCCGCCGCGCTCTGCCGGCTTAAAGCCCGACCAGCTCAGCGCTCCGgagccccaccccacccgccgCCCATTGGCTGCCAGCGGAGCCGCCTCCcgccccccggccccggcccccgccccccctGCCCGCCTGCCGCCCGGCCCGGCCGCCCACAGCTCGCCATTGGGCCTCACTCCTGGGGTCCCGCGCGCCGACCATGCTGATTGGCCGCTGGGGCTTCATTCACAGCCCCCCTACCTTCCGCGTATACGCTCACGCCCCGGGGGCGCGGCCGCCACGTGGGGAGTGGCGCGGGGGTGGCACTGGGACCGCACCCCCTCTCGTCCTGGCTGCGTGGGCCCCACTTTCCCCCGGCGCTGGAGACTCCGAGCCCGGCGGGTCCCACGCTCCAAGCGAGCAGAATTCCCGCCGGTCATCCGCCCGGGTGGCCAGAGGCGGTGGCGGGGATGGCGGGCTCCGGGAGGCGCTCGGGTTCCGAGAAGCAGCTCAGCCCCGCGCTCCTCCTTCCGCCGTGCCGCTGCCGGCGGGCCGGGATTCCCGCGGGTCTCGGCGGCTGCGAGCGGCAGGCGGCGCGGGTCCCCGGCTCGGTTGCGGCGCGGCTGCTCACCTCGCCCGCCTCGCCTCCCGCGACTTCCAGCGGGCACGGAGCTCTCCTCTGCGCTCCTCCCCGGCCCGTCTCGTATTCCCTCTTCACCCTCTAGACCACCCAGCGCAACTCCGTCGACCTCCGCCGCCCTGAGAGAGCGTCGGGCGCGGGCAGAGTCGGACCGGTCCCGACTTCACGCCTCTCACGGGCTCTCCTTTTCCCGGGCGCCGCGGCCCAGGTGAGTACCTCGCGGGTGGCTCGGGGCCGGAACGGCCGGCGGCAGCGATGCTGTGGGGAGACGGGAGCTCCTGTAACCAGGCCGATTCCGAGGTTCCTGAGTGAGAGGATCTCGAGGTGGAGACCGTGGCTCCGGGAAAGCACCGCCGACAGGCATGGTGGACACACTGGGCCCACGGGTATCTGACCCACGCCGCCGCTTCgctccttctcctccctgcctGCCCGGCTCATTGGCCTGGGTTATGGCGGGGTCACGCCCTGGGGAAACTTGCTCTAGGTGGGGAGTGGCGTGGACCTGGGGAAGGGCGCTGGTGCCTCAGAAATCCGGCGTGCAGGCTGGGAGCTGTCCAGCCTTGCAGGGAGCTCTGGGCTGGAGTTTAACCCACTTGCCTGGGGCTGCTGAAAAGGGAACTGGGACTGAAGAGGTCTTGTTGGAAAGGTGCGGCATGCGGTTGGCTTACCTACTCATCCCCCAGGTCTTTGAGGACTCCCTGAAGGATCCTGAGTGGACTTGGACCCCAGCATCAGCTCTTCTGTGCCACGTTGGCTGGAGGAGGAGTGGAATGAGCTGTAGCCTCCACGTCTTCCCCACGCTGAGGCTTGGCTCTCCGGGAGTCGTCCAGCTGCCAGTTCACCTCTTTTCTATCCCTGATCTTGCCTCCAATGGATTCATAGATTCCAGGGCCCCGGGGGTCCCAGATTGGAGGACCGAGCTGGGGGCCCAGCTAGGGCCCTACTGGCAAGTCAGGACTGTGGAATAAAGCCTCAGTGTGTGAAGAAGGGTGCTGGGGGGCTCAGGGGGCAGCCGCAGTGGGGGTGACGGGGGCAGAGTCAACAGTGACAAGGGTCATCCTTGGGCACAGACTGCGCTCATCCAGACCCTAAACGCTCTAGGACCAGCCTCTGGCTAGCCCCCAAGGGATGAGGTGGCCACTGGCCACTGTCCTGAGCAGAGTCCTTAGGTACCACTCCCACTGCAAGAGCTGTGATGGAGCCCTGTGTCTGAACCTAGCTAGGGATGCTGGGCTTTCCTGGACTCTGGCCCAGGAAGTGGTCACCTTGAGGCAGCCCAGGACTTCCTGGTCTACTCGCCTTCCTGGCCTCTCTCCCAGGCTCAGGAGGTAGGACCAAGGCTGGGAATCCTGTAGTGAAGTCCCCTCTCACGCCAGCCCTAACCAGACCTGCGTGACGTTGAAGCTTGGGCTTCCAACCTGGACCTGCCGCTATCTTCCTGGGCAAGAATAACTCTGGCCCGGTCTTCTAGGGCTTGGTTCTTCTacctgtaaattgggaataacAGTACCATAAGCAGCACACCTGTCTCACTAAGGTAAGTCAGAGGGTGGTACAAGACAACGTGAGTGAAAAGGGCTCAGAAAGGACTTTCACTCTTGTTGTTTCTATTGTTAGTGCCCAGTGAATGAACAGGTTACTTCCCCTCTCTAACTAAGTCTCAGCTCGCTCATCTGTAGAGTGGGGTTCTGGAGGTTTGGGCCAGGTGACCTCTCTGGTAAactcccttccagctctgatggTCTGTGAGTCTATGAACCTGTCTCAGTTTCTGTCAGAGGAAGGGAAATGTCTGGACAGTGGACAGGTGTTGTTTGGAACGGTCATCATGAGCAATGGGTGCTTTACCAAATGCTTTTCATTCATCACGTTACCTGCCGCTCTCAGCCCCGAGAGTGAGCGCTGGGATTGTTCTCCCATTGCACCGCTGAAGGAACTGAGGCTTGTCTGAGGGCAAAGAATGCGTGGAGGTCCCACTCCCCATCATCCTCCCTGTGGCTGTGGGATGGGAAGGGTGTGGAGGCAGCGGCTTTGGCCGTCACAGCAGAGAGAGCTCacagagagagctctctggtcAGCTGGCACTCTTGAAGCTGAGTTCCCCAGGTCTGTGCTGAATTGAGGGGGTGGCTGCAGCAAAGCCAGGCTCCTAGGTTGCCAGCTTGTCAGCTAGCAAATCTCAGTCCCAATCCCATTACCCCCCTTCAGCACCCCTGCTCTTTGCTTTGCctgttggagcctcagtttctttatcttaaaATGAGGACAGTAATGCCTGCTTCTCAGGTTTGCTCTGAAGCTGCAAGGATGAAACAAAGCATGTAATTTAGATGCCCCCTCTTAATATGAGATGCTGCTCTGGGGTGAACAACAGTGTGAACTAGGAAAGGATAACATTCCTTTCtctgctttggaagttttagatcCTCTATAATGATACGGGTTTGGTCTTGAGTCACAGTTTTCTTATATTTGAGAGTTAAGTTTTCCCTAGGAAGTCTCGACATCCCCTTTGCTCTTGCCCCTAGAGATTCTGGGTGGGACACTGGGGGCTATGACATGGCCATTGGCAGAGACACCTGTTACAGAGCATCTCCTCTCTCCAGGAGCCCTACCCTCATAGACCACAGAGAAAACCCAGAACACGGAAGTCAGACAGCCAGCTGACCAATGCAGACACAAAATGGTTTAGGCATATGAACAGAtgtgcattcacacacacacacacgaacgcATAACACGCAGATACACACATGAAATTTAGCCTGGAGACAAACATTCAGATTCATAATAGGAACACATGGACTCCCATCATTAGGTTGGATATTCAAAGTCACACAAATCAACACACAATGATAAATACAGGCATGTGTCTCAACAGGAATATTCGCAGAACCCATGCAGAGGCTGAAGTCGGCTCAAGTAGGCATTCCTTCAGCAACATAGACATAGAGGGGACCTGCAGGCCCTTCGGGTGACAAGCATGGAGGCTCTCAGCTGGCACGCCAATTCACACAGATGGGCACACCCTCGTGTGTTCACAAACATGAGCACACACTCTCCCACCCAGCGCACAGATACAAAGAGGCCCACCCGATGCATCACACAGACGCCTACATCCTGTAGGAACTAACCCCTCTGCACAGCGGATCAGAAAGCAGAGGAAGGGGCTGTACTCAGCCCTGAGTTTCGTCCATGCGAGTCAGTGGCCCCACTCATTCGAAGGAAGCAGGAAAGCcctttcttttcatatattttttttccactctCCTTGTCTGCGGAGGGCAGCTCCCAGCCAGATCGCCGCCAGTCTCAGAggctccccggcctccctccccaGCAGGGGCCCCTGCCCAGCCTGCCCCCAGGCCAGGAGCTGCCCGGGCTTTCCCAGAGTGGCGAGACCTCCTCCAGGCTCTGGAGTGTGACCGAGCGCCTGCTCATTTGACACAGGTCACCGAGCCTCCGGCAGATGGGGCCCTCGCTGTGGGGGATCTCTGAGCTGGAGGGGCTGCAGGGGGAGGCTCTGTGGGGCTGAACTGCAGCTACACAAGCCCCACATTCTCTGTGCAAAGTCTCAAGTCACAGACACAAACCCCCGCCATCTACATTCACACTCCCGCCTGAGAAGTTCAGACACGGCCTCTAGAGTCTGACCACGCTCGCCATCAGCTGCACTGCCGCCACACGTGCACTGTAATATTCCAGACGCACATCCCAGACAGGCGAGCCTACACAGCGGCGCACTGGACGAGactagggaggaagaggaggcagctGGTTCTGGCTGTTTTCCCGCTTCGGACTCTGGGCCCCTGCCGCTGTGTCTTGTCTGTGGGGCAGTGGGTCCTCGGAGTCCAGGGCAGCACTGAGAGGAGATGCAGCCACAGACCCAAGACTTTTTCAGTGTTGCGGGAAGACCGGCTCCAAGACACTCCACCTGGATTGCTCACAAGTCAGGAGTGCTGAGCGGAGCTAAAGAGAGGAGAGAtcgggcccgtggggagggctgCTAGAGGAGCTCGTGTCCTAGGATGCCCTCCTGTGTGCGTGGGCTTGAAGTCTTTGTCTGAGGCAGGCTGGGCTGGAAGGGGGGCGGGATGCGGGCAGCACTCAGCCCACTTCCTTTCCCTTCTGCCAGTCTTCTTATGCCCCAGATCCTGTGTTTTCAGAGTGTCAAGGGTCCTGGGTTCCATCTTGACTCAGACTCAGGCCTGCTGGAGGACACTGGACCAGTCTCAGCCTCCCGATCTCTGTgaacctcagtgtcttcatctgtaagcTGGGCAGGATGGTCTCTGCTGGGTTCTTGTGAAGGTGGGATGAGATCACTGCCCCGATGGAAACTCGGGAAGGGGAAGCCTGGCTTGGTTTTCCTCCCTGGCTGCTAGGGGTGAGTAAGAGGCTGTGTGAGCAGGAACAGAACCTACCTGTTCCCCCAACCAGTTCTTGCTGAGCGGTGTCAGGAGTGACCACGCCCATAACCTGCTTGTTCTGGGCTGGAACGTGTTTTTGACTGGAAGAGTCTGTCAGGGTCCTGGCTGCTGCAGGTTCCAGCCTGGGTAGGCGCATCCACTCCCTCTGTGCAGGTTGGTGCCAGCTAGACAGATTCATAGCGCTCACCACCATCCAGAGAGCTCTCCCACAAGGGATGTGATCACTATTCTCAGCTCGCAatcccccacctctctccctctaAACTCAGCCATTCTAGATGTCCTACCTCTTTTGTCCTTCCAGTGCTCAAAAGAGCCTGGCATAGAAGAGCAGAGAGGTAGGAGAGGCATGGCTGCCTTTGGCAGAGGAGAAGGAAGCAGTTTCATTTAATTTAAGGTTCCCGATCTCTCAGtcttggggaagggaaggaaggatgaaagGTGGAATATCTCTTAGGGATGAACCTTTCCTTGTATTTTTGCGCCTGCCCCGGCCCCCTAGGTCTACGTGTGGTGTGGGGATCCTCCCAGTGCATCAGTAGAATATTCAGATTAGGGGTGGTCAATTGCTCTTgaaatttactttcatttttagcAGAATGGCAGCCTCTGAGCTGGTGCTAATGCCCACAATCCGGTTATGCAGAACACGCTCTCTGCAAATCGGTAAATCATTAGCGGGGATTAATCACTCTGAAAGGCTGGGGCTGGGtttgagtttctctctctctcttttttttttttaaacacactttTATCTGGATGgctgcaaaattcaacaccacagggtggggtgggagcagcGAGTGATGATTTAAGTTCTTGTCACCATTGTTAGGCAAGGGAGGTGCCTTCCTGGGCCTGGTGTTGACTCTGGCCCGACCAACCGAccgaggggtggggggtggacagCTCGGgtaggggggaagggaaggaggggagttCCCTTGTGTTTGTGTGCGTCAGTGTTTACAATAGTGTGTTGGGGGCTTGGTGTGCTTGTATCGGTGGGTGACTGTAGGTTAGCCTGCTTGCGTGAATTCCTGTTTGTACTTTACAGATGACCATAAGTATTTCAGCACTTGTGTTTGGGTGCTTGTGCTTGGTTTGTATTAATATATGTGCATTAGTGTTTGTAATCGTATCAGACAGTGCTTCCCTttaagagtgttttttttttttttggttaagagTGGTTTTAAAGACCACACCTCACCTTCCTCAGCCTCCAGGAAGCTCTTGAGGGGGAGTAGGTAGAGCTGGAGGGAGGTCCCAACTTCACCTGTGGGAGGGGGCATGGCTCATTGATTATTTACATATTCATGAGCTGCTGTCTCTTGGAACTCCCCTCTGGAAGAGACTAGCATGAGGCCCCTTATGGCagatggggagatggggaggccAGGCTCTCACCGGAACGCCTCTCACTCTGCCACCCCAGGTCTAGTGGCTGTGCCTCCTCCACCCATGGACCGGGAAAACCCAGGGTTCTGAACCCCAACTTCTACAAAGCTGCAGTACACACAACTCTAGTTCCTGATGGGAGCTGTGTGGCGGTGATGGGAAAGCTCTTTTTCCTTCCTGGTCCATGACGCCCCTATGGCGGCTCTTGGGGAAAGAAGGTCATTCTTCCAGCCAGGACCAAGCTGATGAATGGGACTCACTCCCACTTAATGTCCACACCAGGCCAGCCTCCTAATCCCTGTCTTTCTCCCTAGTTCAGTGCAGCCTACCTTGGAGCAATAGTTATTTTCAAATGACCCAGTAATGACATTCCTAGGGTATATTGGTCAAGGTACGTGAGTATGTGGATGAGGTCACAGGACTTCTCCCCTCCAGTTCCAGAGTGTGGGGTTTGAGGTAAGACTAAGTGGGCCTGGTCTTTACATCAGCTCTGACCCCCCCAGTCCCCTTTCTCCATACAGAGTCAGCTTGGGTAGCCTGGGCACCACTATCTACCATGCCACAGATGGCGCAGATGCCCTGTACTTCTGTTCATGTGCTTCATTCATCCCCCAACTGTAtgtgcctccccctcccctccgtgTAGCAGGCTAGCCTGGAGTCAAGGGAAAGGCAGAATGATATAGCTCTTTGGCTGTTACAAGTTGAGAGGGTCTGGAGAGAGTTGGCTGGGCTCAATGCTGGCCTTCCTCGGCTTTCTTGAGAGTAGCAGGTGGAGGGCGGAAGTGGCAAAGAAGGATTTAGGAATTATATTTTCCCAGGGACCTCTTAGCATCTTTATATATCTCTGGTGTCAGACATCTGTCTGAGCTTAGGGTAGCATCTGTCTGGGCTGGAGACAACATCTGTTTGAGGCTGGGACACCTGGCTGAGCCCAGAACATTATCTGGCCCCAGGACAGCTTTTGTCTGGGCCCAGGACATGTGTCTGAACCTGGCATGGCATCTGTCTGGGCCTGGTGCAACATCTTCCTGGCCTGGGGGCAATGTCTGTTTGAACTCTGGACATCTGTCTGACTTGGGGATGTCTGCTGAGCCCAGAACAATACCTGTCTGAGCCTGGGGGTGGACTTGTCATGGCAGATAAAATCACCCTCGAGTCTCAACTTTGGTTTGCGGCTGAGAACAGAGTATATGCCAGACTCATGTCCCTGCTCTCATTTCTACGAGGGAAGGGCTCTTCTGTAGAGTGCCTCAGTTTACCTCCTTCTGTAGGCCCATTGGCCTGCTTGCTCTGGACACCTCAAGGGACAGCCAAAGCCTACACCCCAGGGACTCCAGGAAAGCGAAGTTAAAAGAATAAGGGAGTGGATAGGTTATAAAATCTAAGACTGGTCTAGGACTGTTCTTCCCTCCTCCAGTCCCTTTGTTGAATCAAATCAGAGTGCTCCCCCAAGACACAACTCGGACATGTCACTCGCCTCCTGAGAAGCCTTCCCTTGCTCCCAATTGTATGTGTTATCAGGCCCAAAGCCCCCTCTGGTCCTGCCCCTGCCTCTGCTCTGAACCAGCAGCATGGAGCTTCTCTCCCACAAACACACCGGGACCTAATGATTCCCTACCTTTGTGCACTCAGCTCCCTCTCCTTGGAATGTCTTTCTCCCCCGCaaccgccccctccccccgccccccccagtcCTCCCATCACATCCTTCAAGTCCTAGTTCAAGGGTCACCCGCTCTGGAAGTTTTTTTCACTCCTTCTCTAGACTAAGCCACGACCTCTGCCCTGCTTCCACAATGTATTGTGAAGACCACCTCCGTGTTAGCATTTGTGGGCCTCCACTGTCATTGCCCTTTGTAGATCTGTCTCTCCCATGGGACTGTGAGCTCCTGGGGGTAGCTGGCTCTGGTTCATCTTtgtctccccagcacccagcccaaTTCCTGGTCTATGGTGGTACCAGTAAGAAAGGCCTGTTGGATGATCACATGGTTGtacctctgtcatctcatttcatTCTCTATCTGCAACCAGGATGAAGACATATAGGATCCAAAGATTTGGTACATATGCTCCTGACAGGAGCAGGGAAGAGAAGTGACGCTCGGGGAGCAGTAATGAATCCAGACCTAATGGCCTCTCTGTGGGCTCCGGGGATGGGACCACATCTAAGAAAGAAGACCTTTACCTGGGTCCAGGCCCAATCCCTGAGGGCAGGTGGGAGAATGGAGACCTGGCCTAGCTTGTTGGAGAAGTTTCAGAGCTCCTGGGCTTACTGGTCCTGCCAGAGAGGAAAAGTCACATAAGGTGTTGTTAATATAAACACCATGCCCAGAGCAAACTGCTCTCCCTGGCCAGGTTCAGAGGAGAGCATCTGGGGACAGAGGCTGAGCAGGGAGGGGTGCAGAACGGTGAGGAGGTAGCTGAGAAGTGGATGCTCCCAGGACATGGTCTCTGCCTTGGTGGCTTTTATTCCACCAAATAGAAATAGCTTTCTTGTTCTTGCTGCTGATGAAAGCCATACAAGCTCATTTGTCAAATTCTTTGCCTCAGAAATATCTGAAAACAGAAAGTGGAAGTCCTCTGTTcatctctcttcctcccctctcttAACTACTCCTATTGGCTATATCTTTCCAGAACTTGTTTGCATGGGCACACACTATATAATAAAATTGCTaagatttattgagtgcttactatgtgcaggAGTTGTGCTAAGTGCTTCTACCTGGGTTTCCACATTGCATCCTCACCAAAACACTATGAATTAGGTGCAactcttattct encodes:
- the POU3F1 gene encoding POU domain, class 3, transcription factor 1 produces the protein MATTAQYLPRGPGGGAGGTGPLMHPDAAAAAAAAAAAERLHAGAAYREVQKLMHHEWLGAGAGHPVGLAHPQWLPTGGGGGGDWAGGPHLEHGKAGGGSAGRADDGGGGGGFHARLVHQGAAHAGAAWAQGGTAHHLGPAMSPSPAAGGGHQPQPLGLYAQAAYPGGGGSGLAGMLAAGGGGAGPGLHHALHEDGHEAQLEPSPPPHLGAHGHAHGHAHAGGLHAAAAHLHPGAGGGGSSVGEHSDEDAPSSDDLEQFAKQFKQRRIKLGFTQADVGLALGTLYGNVFSQTTICRFEALQLSFKNMCKLKPLLNKWLEETDSSSGSPTNLDKIAAQGRKRKKRTSIEVGVKGALESHFLKCPKPSAHEITGLADSLQLEKEVVRVWFCNRRQKEKRMTPAAGAGHPPMDDVYAPGELGPGGGGASPPSAPPPAALHHHHHTLPGSVQ